From the Neoarius graeffei isolate fNeoGra1 chromosome 1, fNeoGra1.pri, whole genome shotgun sequence genome, one window contains:
- the LOC132881640 gene encoding zinc finger protein 235-like, giving the protein MNSESRRRSLGKSPQTPAAAASKMYHCSDCGKSFMKSRQLKYHQCIHIREKLYHCGQCGRNFTQQSTLQQHERIHTGEKPYCCGQCGKSFTQRSHLQKHERIHTGEKPHHCGQCGKSFACKSTLHQHERIHTGEKPYHCGRCGRSFTSQSYLQKHQRIHTGEKLDRCGQCGKGFTSKSNLQLHERIHTGEKPYHCGQCGKTFRRWSHLRYHEHTHTGEKPYCCGQCGKGFTCRSNLQRHERIHTGEKPYHCGQCGKSFTQRSNLQKHERIHTGEKPHHCGQCGKSFGCKSTLHQHELIHTVEKPYHCG; this is encoded by the coding sequence ATGTACCACTGCTCAGATTGTGGGAAAAGTTTTATGAAGAGTCGCCAATTAAAATATCACCAGTGCATCCATATCagagagaagctgtatcactgtggacagtgtgggaggaattttactcagcagagtactctccaacagcatgagcgcatccacaccggagagaagccatattgctgtggacagtgtgggaagagttttactcagcggaGTCATCTCCAAAAGCATgagcgcatccacacaggagagaagccgcatcactgtggacagtgtggaaagagttttgctTGTAAGAGTACTCTCCACCAGCATgagcgcatccacacaggagagaagccatatcattgtggacggtgtgggaggagttttacTTCTCAGAGTTACCTCCAAAAGCACCAGcggatccacacaggagagaagttggatcgctgtggacagtgtgggaaggGTTTTACTTCTAAGAGTAATCTCCAACTGCATGAgcgtatccacacaggagagaagccatatcactgtggacagtgtgggaagacTTTTCGTCGTTGGAGTCATCTCCGCTATCATGAGCATAcccatacaggagagaagccgtattgtTGTGGACAGTGTGGTAAGGGTTTTACTTGTCGGAGTAATCTCCAACGGCATgagcgcatccacacaggagagaagccgtatcactgtggacagtgtgggaagagttttactcagcggaGTAATCTCCAAAAGCATgagcgcatccacacaggagagaagccacatcactgtggacagtgtgggaagagttttggtTGTAAGAGTACTCTCCACCAGCATGAGCTTATCCACACagtagagaagccatatcactgtggATAG